The Coregonus clupeaformis isolate EN_2021a chromosome 6, ASM2061545v1, whole genome shotgun sequence genome has a segment encoding these proteins:
- the LOC121568300 gene encoding extracellular calcium-sensing receptor-like — translation MIFAIEEINNSDILLPNVSIGYRIYDNCGSTLSSMRAAMALMNGHERTVGKTCSGQSAVHAIIGESESSSTIVMSRTTGPFQIPVISHSATCECLSSRKEYPSFFRTIASDLYQSRALAQLVKYFGWSWVGAVNSDSDYGNNGMAIFLAAAQEEGVCVEYSEKFSRTELGKLLKVVDVIRAGTARVIVGFLAHVEMNNLLEQLSLQNITGLQFIGVEAWITADSLVTPTSYSVLGGSLGFAVQKTNISGFFDFVTKQFWETAFQCTETSHQENATLSRPCSESQDLMELRGYNADVEELRYSSNIYKAIYAVAHSLHILLKCKAERGCDQNVKTEPWQVVESLKQVNFTIKTGDQVWFDSTGAAAAVYEVVNWARGADGSVQFKPVGYYDASLPPGQQFVLRTEDIMWPGGHQMPVSVCSESCPPGTRKAAQKGKPVCCYDCIPCAEGEISNATDSNGCVHCPEEYWSNPGRDMCILKAIEFLTFTEVMGIVLMLFSLFGVFLAVLVAILFLIKKDTPIVRANNSELSFLLLFSLTLCFLCSLTFIGRPSEWSCMLRHTAFGITFVLCISCVLGKTIVVLMAFRATIPDSNVMKWFGPPQQRLSVLAFTLIQVLICVLWLTVSPPFPYKNMKTYKEKIILECDVGSALGFWAVLGYIGLLALLCFVLAFLARKLPDNFNEAKFITFSMLIFCAVWITFIPAYVSSPGKFTVAVEIFAILASSYGLLFCLFAPKCFIILFKPELNTKKHMMGKMK, via the exons ATGATCTTTGCCATCGAGGAGATCAACAACAGTGACATTCTGCTTCCGAATGTCTCTATTGGATATCGTATCTACGACAACTGCGGCTCGACTCTGTCCTCCATGCGTGCGGCCATGGCCCTGATGAACGGTCATGAGAGGACGGTGGGAAAGACCTGCTCTGGCCAATCAGCAGTCCACGCCATCATCGGAGAGTCAGAGTCCTCCTCCACCATAGTGATGTCACGCACCACAGGCCCATTCCAAATACCTGTG aTCAGCCACTCTGCCACATGCGAGTGCCTAAGCAGCAGGAAGGAGTATCCTTCTTTCTTCAGAACCATCGCCAGTGACCTCTATCAGAGCAGAGCCCTGGCCCAGCTGGTCAAGTACTTTGGCTGGAGCTGGGTGGGAGCGGTCAATAGTGATAGTGACTACGGTAATAACGGCATGGCTATCTTCCTGGCTGCAGCCCAGGAGGAGGGCGTCTGTGTGGAATACTCAGAGAAGTTCAGCCGGACGGAGCTAGGGAAGCTGTTAAAGGTTGTGGATGTGATCCGAGCGGGGACGGCCAGGGTGATCGTAGGCTTTCTGGCCCACGTGGAGATGAACAACCTGCTGGAGCAGCTCAGTCTGCAGAACATCACCGGCCTGCAGTTTATTGGTGTGGAGGCCTGGATCACTGCAGACAGCCTGGTCACCCCTACTAGCTACAGTGTGCTGGGGGGTTCACTGGGTTTTGCTGTCCAGAAGACCAACATTAGCGGCTTCTTCGACTTTGTGACAAAGCAGTTCTGGGAGACGgcatttcaatgcacagagacaAGCCACCAGGAGAATGCAACGCTGAGTAGGCCTTGTAGTGAGAGTCAGGATCTGATGGAGCTGAGAGGTTATAATGCAGATGTGGAAGAGCTCAGATACTCTAGTAATATCTATAAAGCCATATATGCAGTGGCCCACTCTCTGCACATCTTGCTGAAGTGCAAAGCGGAACGCGGATGTGATCAAAATGTGAAAACTGAACCTTGGCAG GTAGTGGAGTCTCTGAAGCAGGTGAATTTCACTATAAAGACGGGGGACCAGGTGTGGTTTGACAGTACAGGTGCTGCAGCAGCCGTGTATGAGGTGGTGAACTGGGCCAGAGGGGCAGACGGAAGCGTCCAGTTTAAACCAGTGGGTTACTATGATGCCTCCCTACCCCCTGGACAACAGTTTGTCCTCAGGACAGAGGACATCATGTGGCCTGGGGGGCATCAG ATGCCCGTGTCAGTGTGCAGTGAGAGCTGTCCCCCAGGCACTCGTAAGGCTGCACAGAAAGGAAAGCCTGTCTGCTGTTATGACTGTATCCCATGTGCAGAGGGAGAGATCAGCAACGCTACAG ATTCTAATGGCTGCGTACACTGCCCTGAGGAGTACTGGTCAAATCCTGGCAGAGACATGTGTATATTAAAGGCTATTGAGTTCCTGACCTTTACTGAGGTCATGGGGATAGTACTTATGCTTTTCTCCTTGTTTGGAGTGTTTCTAGCTGTGCTTGTGGCTATTCTCTTCTTGATAAAGAAGGACACTCCCATCGTCAGGGCCAACAACTCTGAGCTGAGCTTCCTGCTGCTCTTCTCCTTGACTCTGTGTTTTCTGTGTTCTCTTACTTTCATTGGCCGGCCCTCTGAGTGGTCCTGTATGCTGCGCCACACAGCGTTTGGGATCACCTTCGTCCTCTGCATCTCTTGTGTTCTGGGGAAAACAATAGTGGTGTTGATGGCCTTCAGGGCTACAATTCCAGACAGTAATGTCATGAAATGGTTTGGGCCTCCACAGCAGAGACTCAGTGTTCTGGCTTTCACTCTCATACAGGTCCTGATCTGTGTTCTTTGGTTAACAGTCTCCCCTCCTTTCCCCTACAAGAATATGAAGACCTATAAGGAAAAGATCATTCTAGAGTGTGATGTGGGTTCAGCTCTTGGTTTCTGGGCTGTGTTGGGGTATATAGGACTCCTGGCTCTCTTGTGCTTTGTGCTGGCTTTTCTGGCTCGAAAGCTGCCTGATAACTTCAATGAGGCCAAATTCATCACCTTCAGCATGCTCATATTCTGTGCAGTCTGGATCACCTTTATCCCAGCTTATGTCAGCTCTCCTGGGAAGTTCACTGTAGCTGTGGAGATCTTTGCTATTCTGGCCTCTAGTTATGGGTTGCTTTTCTGTTTATTTGCACCTAAATGTTTTATAATCCTGTTTAAACCTGAGCTAAATACCAAGAAACACATGATGGggaaaatgaaataa